GATCGCGACGACGGTGCCGGCGTTCGACGGCATTCTGTTCCAGGCGCTGGTCATCACCGTGGTGATGTTCGGATCACTCACGGCATTCGTGATGCTCACCGGATACAACTTCGGTTTCCTCCGCGGCATTCTGATGATCGTCGGCATCGGCGCGATGATTGGCATCATCGGGTCCATCGCTTTCGGGTTCACGCTCGGGCTTTGGTTCACCGTCCTCATGATCGCGTTCGCTTGCGGGTCGATCCTGTATCAGACCTCGGCGGTGATGCATGACTACCGCATCGGCCAGCACGTCGCGGCGAGCCTCGCGCTCTTCGCCGCGGTGGCCTTGCTGTTCTGGTACGTCCTGCGGCTGCTGATGAGCTTGCGGAACGAGTAAGTCGAACACCTTTTCCACACACCACGGCCGGGACGCGAGAACGCGTCCCGGCTTTTTCGTATCCTCTTCGACGTTGACCGAATCCAAGAAACGCGACACCAGGCTTGATGGCTGGCGGGGGTTGTGCCTGGCGAACATGCTGGTTGCACACCTCGTCCACGGCGGGGCGATCGCGTTTTCGCCGGACTGGTGGTTGTGGCTCGCCGAGTACACCCGCTTCGCGGCGGCGGGGTTCATCCTCGTCTCGGGCATGACGATCGGCTTGGTGTTCGGCAGGCGTGACGGCGCGTATCTGCGCATGGATCGTCGGGCCGGCGAGGTGCTCGTGGCCCACTTCGCGATGACGCTGCTGGCGTATGCGTTGCTCGCACCGCAGTACCCGGTGGGGCCGTTGGTGTGGCAGGTGGTGACGCTGCGCGAGGGGCACGACTTGTTGCCGTTCTACGTCGTGATGCTGCTCGCGGCGCCGGGCATGCTTTGGCTGCTGCGGCGCGGGCTGGGTTGGTTGCTGCTGCTGATCTCGGCCGGGTTGTACG
The DNA window shown above is from Planctomycetota bacterium and carries:
- a CDS encoding Bax inhibitor-1 family protein; the encoded protein is MSQYQQPEYLGQRETVGTLAYAAPEATRGSFIRKTYLHLLGAVLALAAIDTAILTLVPAETLNAIFGTVLGGQWGWLIVLGAFMLVSWIAESMARSATSIGIQYAGLSLYVVAQAVILVPLLWIATTVPAFDGILFQALVITVVMFGSLTAFVMLTGYNFGFLRGILMIVGIGAMIGIIGSIAFGFTLGLWFTVLMIAFACGSILYQTSAVMHDYRIGQHVAASLALFAAVALLFWYVLRLLMSLRNE